From Syngnathoides biaculeatus isolate LvHL_M chromosome 19, ASM1980259v1, whole genome shotgun sequence, a single genomic window includes:
- the msrb2 gene encoding methionine-R-sulfoxide reductase B2, mitochondrial: MSRLVTRIVLSKRLRATLSLLPRSISPFRPVHTSPGLKSLTRYDETTDWQKKLSPEQYVVTRERGTEVPFSGIYLNHNEIGMYHCVCCDSPLFSSEAKYDSGTGWPAFKEAHGTWERDESHASIIRRPDNSLGSASIEVLCKNCDAHLGHVFEDGPDPIGQRFCINSAALNFKPRDDNKPDNTEEK; encoded by the exons ATGTCTCGTCTAGTCACTCGGATCGTCCTTTCAAAGCGCTTGCGAGCCACTCTGTCATTGTTACCACGGAGCATCTCGCCCTTCCGCCCAGTGCACACAAGTCCAG GCCTGAAATCTCTCACCCGCTATGACGAGACTACAGACTGGCAAAAGAAGCTCTCTCCTGAACAATATGTGGTCACAAGGGAAAGGGGGACTGAGGTG CCCTTTAGTGGCATCTACCTGAACCACAACGAAATCGGAATGTATCACTGTGTCTGCTGTGATTCACCACTCTTCAG CtcagaagctaaatatgactcTGGAACGGGCTGGCCAGCTTTCAAAGAGGCTCATGGGACATGGGAGCGAGACGAGAGCCACGCCTCCATCATTCGTCGTCCTGACAACAGCCTAGGGAGCGCGAGCATTGAGGTCCTTTGTAAAAAC TGTGATGCCCACTTGGGTCATGTATTTGAGGATGGGCCCGATCCGATTGGTCAGCGGTTCTGCATTAACAGCGCGGCCCTCAACTTTAAACCGAGAGATGACAACAAACCTGACAacactgaagaaaaataa
- the c8g gene encoding complement component C8 gamma chain: MAGVWKCMLTLLLLIFVCLWGATEAVGGAKSRPRPKRPPRKKPKVEPLDLTSAQKNIDIQQMTGMWYLLNIASKCSYLINHGTKVEPTVMSLTLPPTSDQSLLVSTKTRHNHQCWEILQKYNLTPTPGRLTLPGSRPELNTDIVIGETDYNSYAILYYQKQGRTTMKLYGRSIDKLEEPLLTKFEQLAEKQALGLAFLFPFPTYSHCGDVDQHHKINCVPMC, from the exons ATGGCAGGAGTATGGAAATGTATGCTAACGCTGTTGTTGTTGATATTTGTGTGTCTCTGGGGAGCTACTGAGGCTGTAGGTGGGGCAAAGAGTCGACCTAGACCCAAAAGACCACCTCGCAAGAAGCCCAAGGTCGAACCTCTCGATCTGACGTCAGCTCAGAAGAATATAGACATTCAACAG ATGACAGGGATGTGGTATTTGCTCAACATTGCTTCCAAATGCTCTTATCTAATCAATCATGGCACCAAAGTGGAACCTACAGTCATGAGTCTCACATTACCCCCCACCTCTGACCAATCACTGTTGGTTAGCACTAAAACACGTCA TAATCATCAGTGTTGGGAGATTTTGCAGAAGTACAATCTAACCCCGACGCCAGGACGGTTGACACTTCCAG GGTCTCGACCTGAGCTGAACACTGACATTGTGATTGGAGAGACAGACTACAACTCCTATGCCATCCTGTATTATCAGAAACAAGGCAGAACCACCATGAAACTCTATG GAAGGTCAATTGACAAGCTAGAAGAACCATTGCTAACCAAGTTTGAGCAACTTGCTGAAAAACAAGCTTTGGGACTGGCATTTCTCTTCCCGTTCCCGACCTACA GTCACTGTGGGGATGTGGACCAGCATCACAAAATCA ACTGTGTCCCCATGTGCTGA
- the LOC133492708 gene encoding lipocalin-like — protein MRTTLVRMLVALMCVLAARAEVMPVQGFDLQRMSGKWYMVAFASNAAWFVNHRGNMKVGTATIVPTDGGDMDLKYAHIQEDGTCWRINHSTKKTDTPGRFTFHSQIWNNDNDMRVVEILYDEYALVHTIKTKDGVSEILNQLYTRTPEVSVALQQRFREFSIETGVLPENIAILPTAAECPEA, from the exons ATGAGGACCACACTCGTGAGGATGCTGGTTGCACTTATGTGCGTACTGGCTGCACGTGCAGAAGTCATGCCCGTTCAAGGTTTTGATCTGCAGAGG ATGTCTGGAAAATGGTACATGGTTGCCTTTGCCAGCAACGCTGCTTGGTTTGTGAACCATAGGGGAAACATGAAGGTCGGGACTGCAACCATTGTGCCAACTGATGGGGGTGATATGGACCTAAAATATGCCCACATACA GGAAGATGGCACCTGCTGGAGAATAAATCATTCCACTAAAAAAACTGACACTCCTGGACGCTTCACCTTCCACAGCCAAa TTTGGaacaatgacaatgacatgCGCGTCGTCGAAATCCTGTATGATGAGTATGCATTGGTCCACACCATCAAGACAAAGGACGGAGTGTCTGAGATTTTGAACCAGCTTTACA CTCGCACACCTGAGGTCAGCGTGGCACTGCAGCAGAGGTTCAGAGAATTCTCCATTGAGACCGGCGTCTTGCCTGAAAACATCGCCATCCTACCAACTGCTG ctgaGTGCCCCGAGGCTTGA